The region AAGCTGATACCAGGTGGTTTCCTCAGTGCTGCTACAGGCGCTCAGCAGCATAACAGCGGCTAGCGGGAGCCATTTTTTCATTCTTTTGCCCTCTTCGGCTGCGGATCCTTTTTCTCTTTCGATTCAAACACCAGCGCGTTGCTCTTCTCGTTAAGCGTACGCAACACCGGCTGAAGCTCGCGCAATACCTGATCCAGACGCTGCATATCCGCCACCATCTTGTTATAGGCGGCAGAACCTGGCTGGAAGCCCTGCATGCTGCGATTGAGTTCACGCAGCGTTTTCTGCATATCCGCTGGCAGCTCCTGCGCTGACTGGCTGGAGGTCAGCTGGTTAAGATTATCGAGCGTCGTTTGCAGACGGCGCATCGTGCGCTGGCTTTCCGAAAGCGTGTTGGTCGCCTGTTCGATCATCGGATTGAGCGGCAGATTGTTAATCTTATCCAGCGTATCCATCAGGCGCTGCTGGATTTGCGCCAGCCCGCTGCTCACGGTCGGGATCACCGGATAACCGTTGTAACTCGCAATTTTGGTCACCGGCGGCGCTTTCGGGTAGAAGTCGAGATCGACAAACAGCTGTCCGGTCACCAGATTGCCGGTTTTCAGTGTCGCCCGCAGCCCTTTTTTCATCAGATCATGCAGGTGATTCGCCACATCAGGATCTTCGCCAATCTGGTTGGCCAGACGCTCCGGCTCAATGCGCACCAGCACCGGAATGCTGTAATCGGTGTTCACCGCCTGACGCAGACCGGGCACGAAGAACGGCACCTGCGCGACGGTACCCAGACGAATACCACGGAACTCCACCGGCGCGCCCGGTTGCAGGCCGCGAATGGTGTCTTTGAAGAAGAGCAGATAATCGATATGTTCGGTGTAGAGCGATTCCTGAATGCTGCGCTGGTCATCATAGAGCGTAAACGCAGTTTTCTCGGCGACCGGCTGCCCCAGCTCCCAGCCATCCGGCACGTCAAAGCTGACGCCGCCGCTAAACAGCGTGCTGAGCGATCCCATCTCCACCCGCATCCCCGATGAGCTCAGATCCACCGCGATCCCGCTATCTTTCCAGAAACGCACGTTGCTGGTCACCAGACGATCGTTTGGCGCGTTGATAAACAGCTGGTAGCTGATTGTGCGTTTTTGCGGGTCGAAAGTGCTGGTTTCCACCGAGCCGACACGATAACCGCGAAACAGCACCGGATCGCCGGGGTTAAGCTGCCCGGCTTTGTTACTGTCGAGGATCACACGGATACCTTTGGCATCCGGCGGCGCCAGCGGCGGCGCGTCCAGCAGTTTATAGGACTCCGGCACACTGCCCTTCGAGCCCGGCTGCAGTTCAATATAGGCGCCAGAGAGCAGCGTATTGAGGCCGGTCACGCCCTCACGGCCGATCTGCGGCTTCACTACCCAGAAGACCGAATCTTCATAAAGCAGTTTTTCCATGCCTGGATTCATTCGCGCTTTAATCTCGACATGATGCAGATCGTCGGTCAGCACCGCGCTCTCCACGACGCCGACATCCACGCTGCGGCTTTTGATAGTGGTTTTACCGCCTTCAATGCCTTCCGCGTTGGTGGTCATCAGCGTTACTACCGGCCCCTGATGGCTGTAGTGATAAAACAGGATCCAGGCGCCGATAAGCGCGGTAATAATCGGGAAGATCCAGACCGGCGACCAGTTCTTTACCTTCTTAATCTTTGCTTCCCCGCGTTTATTTTCCATGTTCGGGTAACTCCTCATAGCTTGAATCAGGCTCACGGTCCCAGGAGAGACGCGGGTCGAAGGTCATTGCGGCGAACATGGTGATAATGACCACCATCGCAAACATTACCGCTCCCCAGGCCGGGTAAATATTCATCAGCGCGCCCATGCGCACCAGCGCGGAAAGTACCGCAATCACGAAGACGTCAATCATCGACCAGCGGCCGACAAATTCCACGATTTCATACATCAGGTGCATACGCTCTCGCTCCTGGCGCCCATAACCTTTGGCGTCCAGGCACAGCCAGCCAAGCGCAATCATCTTAAGCGTCGGCACCATAATGCTGGCGATAAAAATCACCAGCGCCACCGGGTACGAGCCGTCATTCCAGATGAGGATCACGCCCGCGATAATCGTGGAAGGCATTCTGTCGCCCAGCAGATCGGTAATCATGATGGGCAGCAGGTTCGCGGGCAGATAAAGCATAATGGAGCAGACCAACAGCGCGACGGTCCACTGAATACTGTTTTTGCGCCGGACGTGGCCGACGGTATGGCAGCGCGGGCAACGGCCATCGGTGCCAGACAGAATGGCGGTACAGCACGGGCACGCCCGCAACCCCTGCCGAATGCCGGCCACACCGACCTTAAGCGGCTGGGTTAACAGCGGCATCGGCGCGATATCATCCCAGAGCCAGCGGCGATCCACACACTGAAACGCGCGTAGCTGAAGCACGCAGAACAGACACCACGGGATAAAACTGCTGCCGATGCCGATATCGCCATATGCAATCAGCTTCACAAAGCTTACCAGCACGCCCGCGAGGAAGATTTCCGCCATGCCCCAACTGCGCAACTGAAACAGTACGCGCGCCATCGCAATTTTAAGACGCGGCGGCAGCGCAATGCGATTGACCAGCAGGATTATCGTGACCAGACAGAACGCGGGCACCAGCTGTACGAACAGCATGAACAGCGTGCCGAGGCTGGCATAATCTTCGTTAAACAGAACACGGGGGATTTCCAGCAGCGTTACCTCACTGCTGACGCCCGCCGCTTCCATATTAACGAACGGAAAGAGGTTTGAGAGTAACAGCATGAACAACGCCGCCAGCGCATAGGCTGTCGGCCGCTGACGCGGCGCGGCCCATTCGACGGTCAGCGTAGTATCACAGCGGGGACAATGCGCTTTTTGCCCCGGCGCAAGCGCCGGGAGCTTCACCAGAAGATCGCATTGCGGACAGAGCATATGCTCTGCCGCATGATGACGTTCATGCATGCGGGTTCCTGAATAATCAGCTGTTTTTAAGTGACTCAAGGTATTCCCAGCGCTCGAACGCTTCTTCCAGCGCGGCTTCGGCGGCGCTCAACTGCGCCAGCACATCCTGCGTAACATCGTGAGGCTGGTTAAAGAACGCCGCGTCGCTGACTTGCGCCTGCAGCCCTTCCAGCGCCGCCTCCAGCGTTTCCAGCCGGGCCGGCAACTGCTCCAGTTCGCGCTGCAAGTTATAGCTTAGTTTGTTGCTGCCTCGTTTGACAGTTTCTGCCTTCGCGTCCGCCGCCGCTTCAGCTTTCTTCGCGGCGGGCTGCTGCATCGCGCGCGATGACGCCTGCTGGCCCCGGGCATCGTGGTAACCGCCGACATACTGCCCGATACGGCCTTCGCCTTCGAAAATCCAGCATTCGGTTACGGTGTTATCAACAAACTGACGATCGTGGCTCACCAGCAGTACCGTACCCTGATAGCCATCGATCAGCTCCTCCAGCAGTTCGAGCGTTTCCACGTCGAGGTCGTTGGTCGGTTCATCGAGGATCAGCAGGTTGCTGGGTTTCAGGAACAGGCGGGCCAGCAGCAGGCGGTTACGCTCGCCGCCGGAAAGCGCGCGTACCGGCGTCATGGCGCGTTTCGGATGGAACAGAAAGTCCTGCAGGTAGCCGAGCACGTGGCGCGGCTTGCCGTTCACCATCACTTCCTGTTTGCCCTCGGCGAGGTTATCCATCACGGTACGTTCCGGATCCAGCTCGGCGCGGTGCTGATCGAAATACGCCACCTCTAATTTGGTGCCGCAGTGCACGCAACCGCTGTCGGCCTTAAGCTGGCCAAGCATCAGTTTCAGCAGCGTGGTTTTCCCGCAGCCGTTCGGCCCAACCAGCGCAATTTTATCGCCGCGCTGTACCTGGGCTGTGAAATCCCGCACCAGCGTTTTATCGCCGAGACGGTAATTCACATTTTCCAGCTCAAAGACGATTTTGCCGGAGCGGGTCGCCTCTTCGACCTGCATTTTCGCGCTGCCCATCACTTCGCGGCGCTCGCCGCGCTCGCGACGCATCGCCTTCAGCGCGCGTACGCGGCCTTCATTACGGGTGCGGCGCGCCTTGATGCCCTGACGGATCCAGACCTCTTCCTGCGCCAGCTTGCGGTCGAACTCAGCGTTTTGCAGTTCTTCAACGCGCAGCGCTTCTTCTTTGGCCACCAGATATTTATCGTAATCGCCCGGATAGGAGACCAGCTTGCCGCGGTCAAGATCGACAATGCGCGTCGCCATGTTGCGAATAAACGAGCGGTCGTGCGAAATAAACACGATGCTGCCGGAGAACGACTTCAGGAAGGTTTCCAGCCAGTCGATAGTTTCGATATCCAGGTGGTTGGTCGGCTCGTCGAGCAGCAGGACACGCGGCGCGCTCACCAGCGCGCGCCCCAGCGCCGCTTTACGCAGCCAGCCGCCGGACAGCGACGCCAGCGGCGTATCCGCGTCCAGCTCTAACTGCGCCAGCACTTCGGTGATGCGGTTTTCAAGCTGCCATAAGTCGTGATGCTCCAGCATCTCCTGAACGCGCGCCAGCTCCGAAAGATTTTTATCGCTCGGGTCAGTCATCACCAGGTGCGAAATCTGGTGATAGCGCTTAAGGTATTCCGCCTGCTCCGCTACGCCTTCGGCAACGAAGTCATACACGCTACCGGCCACGTTGCGCGGAGGATCCTGTTGCAGACGCGCCACCACCAGATCCTGTTCATAGACCAGGCGACCATCGTCCAGCGGCAGTTCGTGGTTAAGAATTTTCATCAGGGTCGATTTCCCGGCCCCGTTGCGCCCGACCAGACAGACGCGCTCATTTTCTTCGATATGCAGTTCGGCATTATCGAGCAGCGGCGCGTCGCTAAAGGAGAGCCAGGCGCCATGCATACTGATTAACGACATAATTCTTTAGTCCTTGGTCTGGTGGGTTACGAGCCAGCAATTATGGATCTGGCGGTTGCGCGCGAAGTCCTGAGAGAGCGTTTTTTGTGTAATGTCTTGCGCTTTCAGGCCCAGGGCCGCAAGCCCTTCGTGATCCATCCTGAACCCACGCTTGTTATTGGAAAACATAATCGTCCCGTCGCGACGCAGCAGGCGTTTGAGATCTTTCATCAGACGCAGATGATCGCGCTGCACGTCGAACGTCTCTTCCATACGTTTGGAGTTCGAAAACGTCGGGGGATCGATAAAGATCAGATCGAACTGCTCGTCACTTTCGGCAAGCCAGCTCAGGCAGTCAGCCTGAATCAGGCGATGCGCGCGACCGCTCAACCCGTTGAGACGCAAATTGCGCTCAGCCCATTCCAGATAGGTGCGCGACATATC is a window of Cronobacter muytjensii ATCC 51329 DNA encoding:
- the pqiB gene encoding intermembrane transport protein PqiB; its protein translation is MENKRGEAKIKKVKNWSPVWIFPIITALIGAWILFYHYSHQGPVVTLMTTNAEGIEGGKTTIKSRSVDVGVVESAVLTDDLHHVEIKARMNPGMEKLLYEDSVFWVVKPQIGREGVTGLNTLLSGAYIELQPGSKGSVPESYKLLDAPPLAPPDAKGIRVILDSNKAGQLNPGDPVLFRGYRVGSVETSTFDPQKRTISYQLFINAPNDRLVTSNVRFWKDSGIAVDLSSSGMRVEMGSLSTLFSGGVSFDVPDGWELGQPVAEKTAFTLYDDQRSIQESLYTEHIDYLLFFKDTIRGLQPGAPVEFRGIRLGTVAQVPFFVPGLRQAVNTDYSIPVLVRIEPERLANQIGEDPDVANHLHDLMKKGLRATLKTGNLVTGQLFVDLDFYPKAPPVTKIASYNGYPVIPTVSSGLAQIQQRLMDTLDKINNLPLNPMIEQATNTLSESQRTMRRLQTTLDNLNQLTSSQSAQELPADMQKTLRELNRSMQGFQPGSAAYNKMVADMQRLDQVLRELQPVLRTLNEKSNALVFESKEKKDPQPKRAKE
- the pqiA gene encoding membrane integrity-associated transporter subunit PqiA, which translates into the protein MHERHHAAEHMLCPQCDLLVKLPALAPGQKAHCPRCDTTLTVEWAAPRQRPTAYALAALFMLLLSNLFPFVNMEAAGVSSEVTLLEIPRVLFNEDYASLGTLFMLFVQLVPAFCLVTIILLVNRIALPPRLKIAMARVLFQLRSWGMAEIFLAGVLVSFVKLIAYGDIGIGSSFIPWCLFCVLQLRAFQCVDRRWLWDDIAPMPLLTQPLKVGVAGIRQGLRACPCCTAILSGTDGRCPRCHTVGHVRRKNSIQWTVALLVCSIMLYLPANLLPIMITDLLGDRMPSTIIAGVILIWNDGSYPVALVIFIASIMVPTLKMIALGWLCLDAKGYGRQERERMHLMYEIVEFVGRWSMIDVFVIAVLSALVRMGALMNIYPAWGAVMFAMVVIITMFAAMTFDPRLSWDREPDSSYEELPEHGK
- a CDS encoding ABC transporter ATP-binding protein, which encodes MSLISMHGAWLSFSDAPLLDNAELHIEENERVCLVGRNGAGKSTLMKILNHELPLDDGRLVYEQDLVVARLQQDPPRNVAGSVYDFVAEGVAEQAEYLKRYHQISHLVMTDPSDKNLSELARVQEMLEHHDLWQLENRITEVLAQLELDADTPLASLSGGWLRKAALGRALVSAPRVLLLDEPTNHLDIETIDWLETFLKSFSGSIVFISHDRSFIRNMATRIVDLDRGKLVSYPGDYDKYLVAKEEALRVEELQNAEFDRKLAQEEVWIRQGIKARRTRNEGRVRALKAMRRERGERREVMGSAKMQVEEATRSGKIVFELENVNYRLGDKTLVRDFTAQVQRGDKIALVGPNGCGKTTLLKLMLGQLKADSGCVHCGTKLEVAYFDQHRAELDPERTVMDNLAEGKQEVMVNGKPRHVLGYLQDFLFHPKRAMTPVRALSGGERNRLLLARLFLKPSNLLILDEPTNDLDVETLELLEELIDGYQGTVLLVSHDRQFVDNTVTECWIFEGEGRIGQYVGGYHDARGQQASSRAMQQPAAKKAEAAADAKAETVKRGSNKLSYNLQRELEQLPARLETLEAALEGLQAQVSDAAFFNQPHDVTQDVLAQLSAAEAALEEAFERWEYLESLKNS